One window of Macrococcus sp. 19Msa1099 genomic DNA carries:
- a CDS encoding metal-dependent hydrolase has translation MEIFFHGQSCITFEHNGKKIIVDPFINGNNLSDLDSETLEVDYIVLTHGHGDHLGDTEAIAKRTGAKVIGTPELCDYLAGKGVENTHPMNIGGNVAFDFGKVKYVQAFHSNSITEAGDIIYLGMPCGLVFTLGEKVIYHCGDTGLFSDMKLIAERHPADVCFVPIGDNFTMGIDDAAYAINELIKPTIAVPIHYNTFPYIEVDVNAFADKVHTKVKILQSGQSVSI, from the coding sequence ATGGAAATCTTTTTTCACGGTCAATCTTGTATTACATTCGAACATAATGGAAAGAAAATCATTGTAGATCCTTTTATTAATGGGAATAATCTGTCAGACTTAGATAGTGAAACACTTGAAGTGGATTATATTGTACTTACACATGGACATGGCGACCATCTAGGAGATACTGAAGCAATTGCAAAGCGCACAGGAGCAAAGGTAATTGGAACACCAGAACTTTGTGATTATTTAGCAGGTAAAGGTGTTGAAAATACACATCCGATGAATATCGGTGGGAACGTAGCATTTGATTTTGGTAAGGTAAAATATGTGCAGGCATTCCATAGTAATTCTATTACTGAAGCGGGTGACATCATTTATTTAGGTATGCCTTGCGGTCTGGTCTTTACACTAGGAGAAAAGGTTATTTACCATTGTGGTGACACTGGATTATTCTCTGATATGAAATTAATCGCAGAGCGTCATCCTGCTGATGTCTGCTTTGTTCCGATCGGCGATAATTTTACGATGGGTATTGACGATGCAGCTTATGCTATTAATGAATTGATCAAACCGACTATTGCTGTTCCAATTCATTACAATACATTTCCGTATATTGAAGTTGATGTGAATGCGTTTGCTGATAAGGTACATACGAAGGTTAAAATATTGCAGAGCGGTCAATCTGTTTCAATTTAA
- a CDS encoding Xaa-Pro peptidase family protein, whose product MKNLEKLTAYMTEQNITHAFITTPENINYFSGFLSDPHERLTALYVTQHEASLIVPAMEVNDAINASNLNTIGYSDTEDAFQVAKHQLEIPDGAVMFIEEEHVTVKREKAIQLHFKPSALQSIDQIIKDMRNIKSEDEIALLKQAARYADQAVETGVAALKIGITEAEVVQIIENEMKRIEGISDMSFSTMVLFGDHAASPHGTPGGRTLNEDEYVLFDLGVIYKGYCSDITRTVAFGTPPQLHQDIHSIVTEANKRAIALVKPGVPIKDIDAAARDYITSKGYGDYFPHRLGHGLGISVHEFPDISSSNENTLQAGMVFTIEPGIYYPETVGVRVEDDILVTEDGYEVLTSYVK is encoded by the coding sequence ATGAAAAATCTAGAAAAATTGACAGCTTATATGACTGAACAGAATATTACACATGCTTTTATTACAACACCAGAAAATATTAATTACTTCAGTGGCTTCCTTTCTGACCCACACGAACGACTTACGGCTTTATACGTAACGCAGCACGAAGCATCATTAATCGTGCCTGCAATGGAAGTGAACGATGCGATAAATGCGTCAAACTTAAATACAATTGGCTATTCAGATACAGAAGATGCCTTTCAAGTAGCGAAACATCAGCTTGAGATTCCAGATGGAGCTGTGATGTTTATCGAAGAGGAACATGTAACAGTAAAGCGTGAGAAAGCAATTCAGCTGCACTTCAAACCAAGTGCATTACAGTCAATCGATCAGATCATTAAAGACATGCGAAACATTAAATCAGAAGATGAGATCGCTTTATTAAAACAAGCTGCACGCTACGCAGACCAAGCAGTTGAAACCGGAGTAGCAGCATTAAAAATCGGTATTACTGAAGCGGAAGTTGTGCAGATTATTGAAAATGAAATGAAACGTATTGAAGGTATTTCTGATATGAGTTTCAGTACGATGGTACTCTTTGGTGATCACGCAGCAAGTCCACACGGCACACCTGGAGGAAGAACGTTGAATGAGGACGAATATGTACTCTTTGATCTTGGTGTTATATACAAAGGTTATTGTTCTGATATTACACGTACAGTAGCATTCGGTACGCCTCCTCAACTCCATCAAGATATTCACAGTATCGTTACAGAAGCAAATAAACGTGCGATAGCACTTGTAAAGCCCGGTGTACCTATTAAAGACATCGACGCAGCTGCACGTGATTATATCACCTCTAAAGGTTATGGAGACTATTTCCCACACCGTCTAGGTCACGGTCTCGGCATCAGTGTACATGAATTCCCAGATATCTCTTCATCAAATGAAAACACATTACAAGCTGGTATGGTATTTACAATCGAACCCGGTATTTACTATCCTGAAACAGTCGGCGTTCGCGTTGAAGACGATATTCTAGTAACAGAAGATGGATACGAAGTACTCACGAGCTATGTAAAATGA
- a CDS encoding copper homeostasis protein CutC, producing MTTYNVVETFHDLYEAVNHGGTHIVINQTGMTASYGFAKIAIEYCHPLNVRVYALINPSFQSYRYTLFDVEIMREDIRQLNRLKIDGFIFGALDSDNNLDIPVMRTLIQAAESTPVIMHSQFDKIPLRTQLKAMDALIEINVSAIITHGDVSYLKPIVDNTQQLGRLLRHSKGKIEIIPEVADSNEFTELKKWIPFQHAYGREIYH from the coding sequence ATGACCACATATAATGTCGTCGAAACTTTCCATGATCTATACGAAGCAGTAAATCATGGAGGAACACATATTGTTATCAATCAGACCGGGATGACAGCAAGTTACGGATTCGCAAAAATAGCGATAGAATACTGCCATCCCCTAAACGTCAGAGTATACGCACTCATCAATCCATCATTCCAAAGTTATCGTTACACTTTATTTGATGTCGAAATCATGCGGGAAGATATTAGACAGTTGAATCGGTTGAAGATAGATGGCTTTATATTCGGTGCACTGGACTCTGATAATAACCTTGATATTCCAGTGATGCGGACATTAATTCAAGCTGCTGAATCAACACCAGTGATCATGCATTCTCAATTTGATAAGATTCCGCTCCGCACACAACTAAAAGCGATGGATGCATTAATTGAGATAAATGTATCAGCAATCATCACACATGGGGATGTTTCTTACTTGAAACCTATCGTTGATAATACGCAGCAGCTTGGTCGTCTGTTACGACATTCCAAAGGTAAAATTGAGATTATTCCGGAAGTAGCAGACAGCAATGAATTCACTGAGCTGAAAAAATGGATTCCATTTCAGCATGCATATGGCAGAGAAATCTATCATTAA